The proteins below are encoded in one region of Opisthocomus hoazin isolate bOpiHoa1 chromosome 26, bOpiHoa1.hap1, whole genome shotgun sequence:
- the PNPO gene encoding pyridoxine-5'-phosphate oxidase gives MGAERWWGRERGAPGFGSARLPSPAMDLGPLRRSYRGEAEAFEEQHLASRDPIQQFGAWFEEAVGCPAVGEANAMCLATCTRDGKPSARMVLLKGFGQDGFRFFTNLESRKGKELDANPFASLVFYWEPLNRQVRIEGSVKRLPEEESERYFHSRPKSSQIGAVVSRQSTVIPDREYLRKKNTELEERYRETPVPKPAYWGGYVLQPEVVEFWQGQTNRLHDRIVFRRLRDASAPLGAMTRRGEGEWVFERFAP, from the exons ATGGGGGCGGAGCGATGGTGGGGCCGCGAAAGGGGGGCTCCGGGTTTTGGCTCCGCTCGGCTCCCGTCGCCCGCCATGGACCTGGGCCCGCTGCGGAGGAGCTACCGGGGGGAGGCGGAG GCCTTCGAGGAGCAGCACCTGGCCTCCCGCGACCCCATCCAGCAGTTCGGGGCCTGGTTCGAGGAGGCCGTGGGGTGCCCGGCCGTGGGGGAGGCGAATGCCATGTGCTTGGCCACCTGCACCAG GGACGGGAAGCCCTCGGCCCGGATGGTGCTGCTGAAGGGCTTCGGGCAGGATGGCTTCCGCTTCTTCACCAACCTCGAGAGCCGTAAGGGGAAGGAGCTG GACGCCAACCCCTTCGCGTCGCTCGTCTTTTACTGGGAGCCCCTCAACCGGCAG GTACGGATCGAGGGCTCGGTGAagcggctgccggaggaggaatCGGAGCGCTACTTCCACTCCCGCCCCAAGAGCAGCCAGATCGGGGCCGTGGTCAGCAGGCAGAGCACCGTCATTCCCGACCGGGAG TATTTAAGGAAGAAGAACACGGAGCTGGAGGAGCGGTACAGGGAGACGCCGGTGCCGAAGCCGGCGTACTG GGGGGGTTACGTCCTGCAGCCGGAGGTGGTGGAGTTCTGGCAGGGCCAAACCAACCGCCTGCACGACCGCATCGTCTTCCGCCGCCTGCGGGACGCCTCGGCCCCGCTGGGAGCCATGACGCGCCGCGGGGAGGGCGAGTGGGTCTTCGAGCGCTTCGCCCCGTGA
- the PRR15L gene encoding proline-rich protein 15-like protein, translating to MADTHGWWKLTFLRKRRSVPAVLYESPDGHAAAGDESQEGPGEEGPPGFTARLEKIVDKSSKGKHVKVSNSGRFKEKKKVRATLAENPNLCAAGEREEK from the coding sequence ATGGCGGACACCCACGGCTGGTGGAAGCTGACCTTCCTGCGGAAGCGGCGGTCGGTGCCGGCGGTGCTGTACGAGAGCCCCGACGGCCACGCAGCCGCCGGCGACGAGAGCCAGGAGGGGCCAGGCGAGGAGGGGCCGCCCGGCTTCACCGCCCGCCTGGAGAAGATCGTGGACAAGAGCAGCAAGGGCAAACACGTCAAGGTCTCCAACTCAGGACGCTtcaaggagaagaagaaagtgcGAGCGACGCTGGCCGAGAACCCCAACCTCTGTGCCGCCGGTGAGCGGGAGGAGAAATGA
- the CDK5RAP3 gene encoding CDK5 regulatory subunit-associated protein 3 isoform X2, which translates to MQVSPQDYQNVPIDIQTSKLLDWLVDRRHCSLKWQSRVLAVREKIEAAMRDMPENEEIKQLLAGAYLHYFHCLRIVEILKGTEASTKNLFGRYSSQRMKDWQEIVALYEKENTYLAELASLLVRSVSYEVPSLRKQIGRCQQAQQDFARREEECQLQAAELRERFFASCKQYGITGDDVRQELLALARDLPSRLSEIGAGAGALAEAIELYQACAEFVCESPAEVVPLLRHVGSRGNTTVYEWRTGLRPLRVERPRAQEVPEPPKEDTIDWGDFTLEPAAADEGTQGEEIDWGITLEPGPQGDGIDWGDGESQEVQITVLEAGTEAPEGLACGSDALTLLENTETRSQFIDELMELELFLSQRLAEMEEEADVVAVSQFQLAPAVLQGQTSARLGSLLAAARALLGQLCTRSMQHLFIILASPRYVDRVSELLGQRLKQAELLLAKKEAMSRKRREALAEQAALEPKLDRLLEKTKELQKLIEADVSKRYGGRPVNLMGVCL; encoded by the exons ATGCag gTCTCTCCCCAGGACTACCAGAACGTCCCCATCGACATCCAGACCAGCAAGCTCTTGG ACTGGCTGGTGGACAGGAGACACTGCAGCCTGAAATGGCAGAGCCGGGTGCTGGCCGTCCGCGAGAAGATCGAGGCGGCCATGCGGGACATGCCGGAGAACGAGGAGATAAAGCAGCTGCTGGCGGGGGCCT ACCTGCACTACTTCCACTGCCTGAGGATCGTGGAGATCCTCAAGGGCACTGAGGCCTCCACCAAGAACCTCTTCGGGCGCTACTCGTCCCAGCGCATGAAG gactgGCAGGAGATCGTGGCCCTCTACGAGAAGGAGAACACCTACCTGG CCGAGCTCGCCAGCCTCCTGGTGCGCAGCGTCAGCTACGAGGTGCCCTCGCTGAGGAAGCAGATCGGCCGGTGCCAGCAGGCGCAGCAGGACTTCGCCCGCCGTGAGGAGGAGTGCCAGCTGCAGGCGGCCGAGCTGCGGGAGCGCTTCTTCGCCTCCTGCAAGCAGTACGGCATCACC GGTGACGACGTGCGCCAGGAGCTGCTGGCCTTGGCCAGGGACCTGCCGTCGCGCCTGTCCGAGATCGGCGCGGGAGCCGGCGCGCTCGCCGAGGCCATCGAGCTGTACCAGGCCTGCGCGGAGTTCGTGTGCGAGAG CCCCGCCGAGGTGGTGCCGCTGCTGCGGCACGTGGGGAGCAGAGGCAACACCACCGTCTACGAGTGGAGGACGGGGCTGCGACCGCTGCGTGTGGAGCGGCCGCGGGCGCAGGAGGTGCCGGAGCCGCCCAAGGAGGACACG ATCGACTGGGGAGACTTCACGCTGGAGCCGGCCGCTGCCGACGAGGGAACCCAGGGCGAGGAGATCGACTGGGGCATCACGCTGGAGCCCGGTCCCCAG GGTGACGGCATTGACTGGGGAGACGGCGAAAGCCAGGAGGTGCAGATCACGGTGCTGGAGGCCGGCACTGAGG cacccgaGGGCCTCGCCTGCGGCTCCGACGCCCTGACGCTGCTGGAAAACACCGAGACCCGGAGCCAGTTCATCGACGAGCTGATGGAG CTGGAGCTGTTCCTGTCCCAGCGCCTGGCCGAGATGGAGGAGGAGGCCGACGTGGTGGCCGTCAGCCAGTTCCAGCTCGCCCCGGCCGTGCTGCAGGGCCAGACCAGCGCCCGCCTCGGCTCCCTCCTGGCCGCGGCGCGGGCGCTGCTGGGCCAGCTCTGCACCCGCAGCATGCAGCACCTCTTCATCATCCTCGCCTCGCCCAG GTACGTGGACCGCGTGAGTGAGCTCCTGGGGCAGAGGCTGAAGCAGgcggagctgctgctggccaagaAGGAGGCCATGAGCCGGAAGCGGCGGGAGGCCCTGGCCGAGCAGGCGGCCCTGGAGCCCAAGCTCGACCGGCTGCTGGAGAAGACCAAGGAGCTCCAGAAGCTG ATCGAGGCTGACGTCTCCAAGCGCTACGGCGGGCGGCCGGTGAACCTGATGGGCGTCTGCCTGTGA
- the CDK5RAP3 gene encoding CDK5 regulatory subunit-associated protein 3 isoform X1, producing the protein MQVSPQDYQNVPIDIQTSKLLDWLVDRRHCSLKWQSRVLAVREKIEAAMRDMPENEEIKQLLAGAYLHYFHCLRIVEILKGTEASTKNLFGRYSSQRMKDWQEIVALYEKENTYLAELASLLVRSVSYEVPSLRKQIGRCQQAQQDFARREEECQLQAAELRERFFASCKQYGITGDDVRQELLALARDLPSRLSEIGAGAGALAEAIELYQACAEFVCESPAEVVPLLRHVGSRGNTTVYEWRTGLRPLRVERPRAQEVPEPPKEDTIDWGDFTLEPAAADEGTQGEEIDWGITLEPGPQVRDPQLRASGPGWGPGGVLGTPSPHPPRCPSLQGDGIDWGDGESQEVQITVLEAGTEAPEGLACGSDALTLLENTETRSQFIDELMELELFLSQRLAEMEEEADVVAVSQFQLAPAVLQGQTSARLGSLLAAARALLGQLCTRSMQHLFIILASPRYVDRVSELLGQRLKQAELLLAKKEAMSRKRREALAEQAALEPKLDRLLEKTKELQKLIEADVSKRYGGRPVNLMGVCL; encoded by the exons ATGCag gTCTCTCCCCAGGACTACCAGAACGTCCCCATCGACATCCAGACCAGCAAGCTCTTGG ACTGGCTGGTGGACAGGAGACACTGCAGCCTGAAATGGCAGAGCCGGGTGCTGGCCGTCCGCGAGAAGATCGAGGCGGCCATGCGGGACATGCCGGAGAACGAGGAGATAAAGCAGCTGCTGGCGGGGGCCT ACCTGCACTACTTCCACTGCCTGAGGATCGTGGAGATCCTCAAGGGCACTGAGGCCTCCACCAAGAACCTCTTCGGGCGCTACTCGTCCCAGCGCATGAAG gactgGCAGGAGATCGTGGCCCTCTACGAGAAGGAGAACACCTACCTGG CCGAGCTCGCCAGCCTCCTGGTGCGCAGCGTCAGCTACGAGGTGCCCTCGCTGAGGAAGCAGATCGGCCGGTGCCAGCAGGCGCAGCAGGACTTCGCCCGCCGTGAGGAGGAGTGCCAGCTGCAGGCGGCCGAGCTGCGGGAGCGCTTCTTCGCCTCCTGCAAGCAGTACGGCATCACC GGTGACGACGTGCGCCAGGAGCTGCTGGCCTTGGCCAGGGACCTGCCGTCGCGCCTGTCCGAGATCGGCGCGGGAGCCGGCGCGCTCGCCGAGGCCATCGAGCTGTACCAGGCCTGCGCGGAGTTCGTGTGCGAGAG CCCCGCCGAGGTGGTGCCGCTGCTGCGGCACGTGGGGAGCAGAGGCAACACCACCGTCTACGAGTGGAGGACGGGGCTGCGACCGCTGCGTGTGGAGCGGCCGCGGGCGCAGGAGGTGCCGGAGCCGCCCAAGGAGGACACG ATCGACTGGGGAGACTTCACGCTGGAGCCGGCCGCTGCCGACGAGGGAACCCAGGGCGAGGAGATCGACTGGGGCATCACGCTGGAGCCCGGTCCCCAGGTGCGTGACCCCCAGCTGCGTGCTTcagggccgggctggggacctgggggtgtcctggggaccccctCACCCCACCCACCTCGCTGCCCTTCGCTGCAGGGTGACGGCATTGACTGGGGAGACGGCGAAAGCCAGGAGGTGCAGATCACGGTGCTGGAGGCCGGCACTGAGG cacccgaGGGCCTCGCCTGCGGCTCCGACGCCCTGACGCTGCTGGAAAACACCGAGACCCGGAGCCAGTTCATCGACGAGCTGATGGAG CTGGAGCTGTTCCTGTCCCAGCGCCTGGCCGAGATGGAGGAGGAGGCCGACGTGGTGGCCGTCAGCCAGTTCCAGCTCGCCCCGGCCGTGCTGCAGGGCCAGACCAGCGCCCGCCTCGGCTCCCTCCTGGCCGCGGCGCGGGCGCTGCTGGGCCAGCTCTGCACCCGCAGCATGCAGCACCTCTTCATCATCCTCGCCTCGCCCAG GTACGTGGACCGCGTGAGTGAGCTCCTGGGGCAGAGGCTGAAGCAGgcggagctgctgctggccaagaAGGAGGCCATGAGCCGGAAGCGGCGGGAGGCCCTGGCCGAGCAGGCGGCCCTGGAGCCCAAGCTCGACCGGCTGCTGGAGAAGACCAAGGAGCTCCAGAAGCTG ATCGAGGCTGACGTCTCCAAGCGCTACGGCGGGCGGCCGGTGAACCTGATGGGCGTCTGCCTGTGA